The genomic DNA TTTGTGTCGAACTCGATGTATCGCGTTTCGATCATAATGATCTTCAAACAAAGCGGTTTCAGCGCTTCAGCAAGATGTTCATGCGACATATTGCCACTGGACCGCCGGAAACACCCCCAAAAATGCGTCAGGAGCAGAGCGCAGCACTCAGTTCCTTTATCCGCTCCTCTATCACCTCTACAATTGTGCTGTTCTCCATGTACTCCAGGCTGCCCTGGCAGAACGGGCATGTGAAGTTGTTCTCGCTTGCTTCCTCGAACACAAATCGGGCGCATCCGTTCACGCATGCATAGAACACATGATCCTTCTCGTAGCGGAGCCTGGCGTTGAGCTTGTTTATCAGCTTCCTGACCTCTGCCTCAAGCGCGCTGTCAAGGCTCTCAGGGCAGATCTTCCAGAGATACGTCAGCCATCCACTCTCCGGATCTCTCTTTCTCCTGTAGATAGCCAGCCTGTGCTCGTAGAGCAGATAAAGCGATTTTCTCACCGTATTGAGGCTGATCCCTGTGATCTCGGCGAGATGCTCATCAGTTACCTCCTCCTCTGGCATGGCCTCGACGATCCTCAGACCCTCCTCGCCAACGATCTTTAGCAGATACGCCCTGTGGATTGGATTCTCCACTGCTACCACTGGACCACCACTTGCAGTCTCTCCAAATCACAAAACAAACATCACATTATATACTCCTGATTACTTATAAAGCTTCGCAGACTCTATCGGAATATATCTCATGTTTTGAAGCAGACGTGTGAGCTATTGGAGATCGCATCAGGATCGTTTGAAATACCATTGAGACTAGCGCATGTGGAAGAGGAGATATCAGAGGATGCGGATTTCTCATTAGCTCGTTCATTGATTGGATCCGCCATCTGCTCTGGGCGTGTCCAAATAAGGATTAGGTGTTCGCTCTTGTGTGTTCAGCAACTTAGAGGACATGTAGTCCGGTTGCTGGAAGCACTCATTCTCCAAAAACGCATGCCAGGGACATTGTCTTTCCAGGAAAGTCATTGTATGGATAAGAGCGTAGGTGTTTATGATATGCAGAAGAGGAGAAGATTCAGATCTCTGGCCACATCTCTTACCCGGACAGGTCCTCTGCTCTTGACAAAATCTTTTTATCATATCATCGCAGCTACGAGATCTCCCATTAAGCCTGGAGGAGAATGTCACCGGAACAGAACAGTTCCATAATGGATGCGCTGAGGGATATTGTTGGACCCAGAGTCTCGAACTCGCTAGCCGAGCTCTGCTGCTACTCCTGCGATGCATCTCAGGTATACGGCCTTCCTGAGTGCGTCGTTCGACCTCTGACGAGAGAAGAGGTATCCAGGATTCTCAAGCTCGCATACGAATACGAAATTCCCGTGACAGCCAGAGGCGCCGGCACCGGACTCGCTGGAGGCGCTGTGCCTGTAAGAGGTGGCGTAGTTCTGGACATGTCCGGAATGAATAAAATCCTGGAGATTGATGTGGAGAACCTGCAGGTTCACGTAGAGCCTGGGGTTGTTGTTGAGCAGCTCAACAGAGCTCTCAGACCACACGGCTTCTTCTTCCCACCGAACCCGGGAAGCTCCAGCGTCTGCACGATAGGGGGGCTGATATCTAACAATGGAAGTGGCATGAGGTGCGTGAAGTATGGCACCACGAAGAGCTATGTTCTGGATCTTGAGGTCGTGCTGGCCGACGGTACCGTTATTCGGACAGGCTCTAAGGTCCTGAAGTCATCCGCTGGTTATGATCTGACGCGACTCATGGTCGGGGCAGAGGGTACGCTCGGAGTCATAACAGCTGCCAGGCTCAGGATCGCGCCTATGCCGAAGAGGCGGAGGCTGGTCATGGCCTCCTTTGAGAGCGCTGAGCTCGCAGGCATGGCCGTCGTGAAGGCATTCTCCGCGGGCATCGTGCCGTCTGCATGCGAGATACTGGACAGCACGACTGTAAAGGTTCTCAGGCGATGCGATCCGAACATAGTGCTTCCAGACGGTGATATCTTGCTCTTCGAGGTCGATGGAACAGATCTATCGACATCAGAGGATGCGAAAAGGGTATCTGAGGTCTGCGCTGGCCTGGCACAGAGCATCAGAGTCGCATCCGATCAGAGGGAGATGTCTGAGATATGGGCTGCCCGGGAGCTGGTCGGCGCCGCGATCTCCAGGCTCGATCCATCGAAGAGTCGCATCTATGTTGGAGAGGATGTGGGGGTTCCGATGAAGGAGATTCCCAATCTCATGAGAAAGGTCCAGGAGATATCGGACAGTACCGGCATCCCGGCGATGAAGTACGGCCATATCGGCGATGGCAACCTTCACGTCGCATGGTTCATAGATGTGAGCAGTGAAGAGGAATGGAGCAGGCTCAGGAGAGCAGCGGACATGATCCACAGAGCTGCCATAGAGCTCGGTGGGACCGTGAGCTCTGAGCACGGAATCGGCGGGGCGAGAGCTGGATACATGGAGATGCAGTGGGGGCCAGCTCTGGAGATCATGCGCGCGATCAAACGCGCTCTGGATCCGAAGGGGATACTGAACCCGGGCAAGCTGGGTCTGTGAGGGACTAGGATGGTCGACGTCGATCAGATCCGGCGATGCGTTCGATGCGGTGCGTGCAGAGCGGTATGTCCCAGCTTCGAGGTTTTGGGGTGGGAGTCGTTCAACACCCGCGGGAGAATGATTCTCATCGGGAAAATCCTCGACGATTCGGACGGCTCCTGGGCGCTGGAGAGCCTCGGGACGTGCACCACCTGCGCCCTCTGCTCGCAGATGTGCCCTGCTGGAGTCACCCCCTCGAAGGTCGTGGAGGATGCGAGGAGGGTGCTTGCGTCCAGGAATATCACTGGAGCCTGGCAGATCGAGCTCCGCGACAGGATATCATCCACAGGAAACAGTCTTGGGGAGGCGGGGCGGAGGCATGGGTGGCTGAGCATGCTTGGTACGGATGCATCCTCAGATGTAAAGGCCTTAGATGTAAAGGCGGATCAGGTATACTTCGCGGGATGCATGGCATCATACAGATATCCGGAGACTGCAGCGAAGACGTTCGGGATTCTGAGAAAATTTGGTGTATCACTCCTCCCATCGGAGCGGTGCTGTGGCTCTCCGCTTCTCAGAACCGGTTTGGATGCTTCGGAATGCATGGAGGAGAACCTGCGTCAGATAGATGAGATGGACGTGGATGTTGTGATAACAGGGTGTGCCGGCTGCTATACCACGCTCAAAAACGATTACGGTCTCAAGGTCATGAGCGTGGCAGAGTTTCTTGCAGCCCGCATATCCGAGCTGGAGATCGGGCCTCTGGATTTCACTGTCACGTACCATGATCCATGCCACCTCGGCAGGGTGAACGGCATCTTCGATCAGCCCAGGAAGGTCATAAGGGAGATCTGCGAGCTCGAGGAGATGAGGAGCAGCAGAGAGCTCGCGAGATGCTGTGGCGGGGGAGGGGGTGTCAGGGCTGGATACAGGGAGATCTCGCTTGAGATAGCGAGAAGGAGGCTCGCTGATGCCCCTCCAGAGGCGAGGTACATCGTAACAGCGTGCCCGATGTGCGTCAGAAATCTGAACGAGGCGGGAGGCCACGGCAGGGTCATCGATCTCGTGGACCTCGTGGCGATGGCGTGCAGGAAATGAGAGCACCCCGCAAGCGGCTCTTGTGTGATGGGCACGGACGTCATCGGGTTTCGTGGATGCTGGTTCAGGCTCTCTCCCTCTCAGTCCGGACAAGCGCTATAGTCCTCCTTGATGTAATGCAATCCCGTAACAGATGGCTTGACCTCTACGAGCATCAGATTGATTAGAGCGTGCACAATCTCTGCCCTCAGACCGAATTCTTTTAATATGGATTACGTTAATCAACGATGGGGGATTGATTATGGATTTGAAATCTGTTGCTGTACTGATGTTGGTCTGCCTCTCTGCTGCATCGATCGCATCTGCAGCGGACGTCCCCACGATAACAGTTGTCGGGGAGGGCAGTGTGACAGTGCCCGCGGATGTCGTGTACGTTTCCGTATCGGCATCAAGCGATAATGAGAATGTGACAGAGGCGTATGCGGAGAGCTCTGAGAAGCTGAACGATACTCTGGATGCGATAAAGAATGCATGCACCGAGAACTGTGAGATACTTCAGGGATACTCCACTGGGATCCAGAGCACGAAGGTATGCAGCAGGGGCGCCTCGAATGAGAGCATCTGCGTGAATCAGACCATTGTGACCGTATCCGCGTCGATACGCCTGCAGAACCCTGATCAGAGGACAATAGAGAGCATCAAGCAGACCGCAGAGAGCACAGGGGCTTACGCAGCTGTGACAGGCTATGCGCTGAGCGATGCCACGGCTGCAAAGAACGAGGCGAGGAAGAAGGCCGTTGAAAACGCCAGGGCGACAGCAGAGGCGATGGTCAGCGCAGCAGGCGGAAGGCTTGGAAAGATCGTGGACATCACAGAGAGCCCGCTTTATCTGTGGGACATACCGTTTGGCATCTTCGGACCATCTGTCGAGCCGAGCACGACAGAGCCTGGGATGGTCGAGGTGAAGACGACGGTGCTGGTGACATATGAGATCGTGAGCTGAGTGGAGTTTTCCTGGGGAATGGAGAGCGGCCATGGTGCGGCAGCGCGGACTGTGGCCGGGCCACATCACACCTCCACACGCATATCCTCTGACTGTTGCAGGAAAGCAGGCAGAAGACCCTCCCCCCTTCAGGGATAGGGAGGAAGTCACTTTTCATACCATTTTGTTTCTTGGATGCGACCACACCGGCCAGACCTCCATCTCCTCCAGCGCCTCCGATATCATGATATCAGTCATGGCGACGGCGGGAAAGATAATTCTCGCATTCTCGATTGGGCCGTATAGAACTAGGCTTGCGCAGAACGATGCTGCAAGGGCTGAGGCGGATGCGTCACATGATCTTCTCATGTCTTTATCCCTCGATCTCAGCCACTCCCATGAGCTCGCAGCGTTGTGCATGCCAGAGCATATCGGCAGGCCGAGCTTCGCCTTCGCAACAATTGCGAACCTCAACGCGGCGCCTGCCCCACTCCCGAGTGGCGCCACGCCCGGGTCCAGGAGCATGTTGTTGATCCCAGCATTACTGGCGATTGCCAGGAGACCACCATCACGTCTCAGCAGATCCATCCTGGATTCAACGCTCGATGCATTCGGACTGAAAGCTAGCAGTATCGCCGAGTCTATATCAGATTCTCTCAGCAAACCCATCTCTTTCTCAGTGGACGCCAGACCAATGCTGTTGTAGATCGTGCGATCCGCGTATCCAACCTCGGTCACGTGTATTGCCATCTCTCCCCTTGTCTTCGGATCGGACGAGTCTATTATCAACGGGCCGTTCCAGATGGGATCGATGAAATCGAGATATCGTTCAAAAGCGCGCCGTGTGCTCGCGAATATGTGCAGCACTCCTGGATTTCCGGTCACCTCTGAGATCTCAACCTGCCTGTTTATGAGCTCCTCAGCCCTCTTAGCATCAAATATGCCCCTCTCCTCGTCGGAGACTATGCTGTGGCCGTGGTAGAAGATGGTCCCGGCCAAAGCTGTGGGAAGCTCACCCGGCTGGCCTCCGATGCGAAGCCCGGCGATGTTGATCACCGACTGATCCCTGGCAAATCTGAACAAGTGCCATCACCTCTTCCGTCACTTACTGAAGGCAAGTGCTGTTTCTGCGTTAGTGGAAACACCACCCATGTATCCACATCCAGATACACGTCTGGTCCGAGGCTGACATCGATATCGCTAGGTTGGGACATTGACCTATGCGTTTTTTTGACAACCCCAAAAGGTGGCTCTGGGAACGGCTCGGCGATCTCTCTGTAATGATCAACGACCCTCTCGATCTCAGCTACGTCCTCGACCCCTCTCATATCCACAACATCGATCTGCCTGCGGAACCTCTCGACCGCCTCGGGCTGGAGGTTCTGGATGAACGGTATCGCCCCGGCAGCGCCTATGATTCTGCCGCTGCTGTCTATGCCGTTTCTGTGCAGGGATATTATCGCATCGCCAGGCAGATGACCCCGCGACTCGGCGCCGCACACAATCAAATATCTTATACTCGGGTTGGAGATGAGATTCACCACGATCTTCTCCACCCCAAGATTCTCGGTCTTGCATGTTCCGACTATTGCAGCTCCTCTGATCTCCAGGCTGCTGGCAAGTGTGACGACTGCGACGCCCCGTCTCCTGTCGCCAACCCTGTAATCACCGCGAACTGGCGGCCAGTCATCATCCATCTACTCACGCCCTCACGTGTGGAATACGAGAGGACCTCTCTGCACGCATCCAAGCGCGGTCCGTGCACTTTCATCCTCATCGATCAAAGCACTGAGAGACAGCTGCTCCTGCTGAAGATCGAAGTCCCGCCGTCCCACGCTGAAGATCTGTGAAAATAATACGATATAACATCTCCGTCACGCCTTAGGGGCCACCACAGCCTATATATCTCATGAGTTCCATCCTCAATGGCGGTGTCCTATCATCCCGGCCATGGATGCTCTGTCTGGGGGCGACCAGTGAGGACAGGCTCCTGGCCAAGTGATAGTGCCTATTCGCCGGATCAGCGGATTGGTCAGGCATCAGATGCTTGGCTATGATACCATCAAACACTGTGAAGTTAGTTCCAAGGTGGTGACCAACCATGGCAGAAGATGATGTGGTGTTCGTCGGCAATAAACCAGTGATGAACTATGTACTGGCTGTAGTGACCCAGTTCAACAGCGGTGCGAAGGAAGTCAGGATAATGGCAAGAGGGCGTGCGATCTCCAGAGCTGTCGATGTCGCTGAGGTCTCACGCAGCAGGTTCCTGGGCGATGTTGTGGTAAAGGACATAAAGATATCGACCGAGACGTTGAACACGGATAGAGGGGAGACCAACGTCTCCGCGATAGAGATCGTACTTGGAAAGTGATACCTTTACCGGCTCGACGCCTCTTCCGCGCATTGGTGTTGTATCCTCAGGGCGTGGAGAGAATCTCAGGTACATAATAAAGGCCACCAGGTCTGGTTATCTTAGGGCAGAGGTGGCTATTGTCCTGACTAACCAGCCGGACGCTGGAGCTCTCAGAATAGCCAGGGAGTTCGGTGTCCCGGCTGAGTTCATCGATCCGGCAGGCCTGTCCAGGGAGGAGTACGACAGGCTGCTCATAGAGAGGCTTGATGCTGCAAGGGTCGATCTGGTGGTTCTGACAGGCTACATGCGCATCCTGTCGCCTGAGTTTGTGCGGCACTACAGGAACAGGATCCTGAACATACATCCTGCTCTTCTTCCCTCCTTCAGAGGAGTGGATGCGTTCCAGCAGGCTCTTGACTACGGGGTGAGATGGACCGGAACGACGATACATATCGTTGATGAGGAGGTCGATCACGGCCCCATCGTGTACCAGGTGCCGGTTCCGGTGAAACCGGGTGATACGCATGAGAGCCTCAAGGCTAGGATCCAGAGGGCGGAGTACAAGGCATATCCAAAGGCCATCAAAATGTTTCTCGAAGGGAATCCGAGGATAGAGGGGCGGAGGGTGGTGTTTGAGAGGGAGGCATCTGACCGCAAGAACGCACGATCTTGAAAATATTCTGAGCGCGGGATGCAGCATTTAGGCTGCATAGGAGCCGGCGTAAAGGGAGGCGACGGATGGACGTTCTTTGGGCGCCTTGGCGCATCGATTACATATTGAGTGAGAAGGGAAAGGGCTGTATCTTCTGCGAGAAGCCCAAGGAGAACAAGGACCGCGAGAACCTGATACTCTACCGGGGAAAGAGTCACTTCGTAATAATGAACGCTTTTCCGTACAACAACGGTCATATGATGGTTGTCCCTTACCGTCACACATCGACGCTATCGGGATGGAGCGGGGATGAGCTTCAGGAGTTCATGGAGCTTGCTGATCTTTGTGTATCCGTGCTCCAGAGGACAATGCGGCCTGATGGCTTCAATTTGGGTATAAACATGGGTGAGGTGGCAGGTGCGGGCATCGCGGAGCACATACACCTTCACATCGTTCCAAGATGGAAGGGTGATACGAACTTCATGCCTGTTCTGGCCGACACAAGGGTGATACCAGAGCACATCAGGGCAACATACGAGAAGCTCCTCCAAAACCTGAAACTAATGATGCAGGAGAAGTAGAGGGTGTCATCTCAGCAAACCGCCTGGTTACTGCTCATGTCTGTTGAGCAAATAAGAGGTCTTGCTGTTGTTTGAATCCAGGGGCACACAAAAATCCTCAAAGCACGCTGAATCAGGAGACCCCCAGCAGGTCGTATCCGCTGATCCAGGCTGTAGATCATGAAGCAGTCAATACCATGTAGCCTGGCTTTTATAAATTGTGAGCTGCCCCCATCCTGGGGCGCTCATCTCACATCCCGAAGAGCGTGATTATGCTCTGAGTGATTATCTGCCCCTGCGACTCCTGTAAGGTGTTGTTTCCTGATGAGGCTGCCCTGAAGCTGGTGGGCACTGCTTCAGATACTGCAGCAGGGGACTTGCTCTGACTGAACTTGTATATGATCTCCCTCTCGAGCATGTTGCTGGTCAGAACAGACGGGCTTACATTCCTTACGCTCACCATGCCCGCTGTGAATGTCGTATCCCCGAGCTTGATGGGGTTCTCGAACCTGCTCGGGAATGTGTTCAGCCATATTCCCATTGCATTGCTCGTCGCGGTGCTGCCTGTACCCCCCTCAACATAGGTGTTCCAGTAATTCTGAACATCCTGCTGGAAGCTGCCCTCATCCGGACCGTTGAGAAACATCTGCTGGTTCCTGCTGTACTGGGCCTGGGCTACTGCATCAGCAGCTGCCCCTCCAACCAGACAGAGCAGTAATAACAATACCATACATCTCATATTTTGATGTACCCCCATAATATTGGCTTTGTATCGCCATCGGTCCCAACCTATTTATGTCTATCCGTGGAGCCGATTGCACATGCAGGGCTGCTTTGAGATCCTACACAAAGACCTGGCCGGCAGGATAGGGAGGCTTCACACGCCTCATGGCATTGTGGAGACGCCGGCGCTCATGCCTGTGGTGAATCCACACGTTCTTCTGCTCAGCCCACAGGAGCTGGCAGATCTCGGCGCTGAGATGATCATAACAAACAGCTACATAATCCATCAGGACCCGGTGCTCAGGGATACGGCGCTCGAGCGCGGGGTCCACGGGCTTCTGAATTTCGATGGACCTGTTATGACAGACTCGGGCGCGTTTCAGCTCTCCGTTTACGGAAGTGTGGACATAGAGCCGTTGGAGATACTTAAGTTCCAGCAAAAGATCCGCTCAGACGTCTCCGTGCCGCTGGACATACCAACCGCTCCTGATGCTCCGAGAGAGCAGGCTGAGAGGGAGCTCGCTGAGACGGAGAGGAGGCTCAGGGAGGCTGTGGATCACAGAAGTGAAAGTCTTCTTCTAGCAGGGCCGGTCCAGGGCGGCATTTACCCTGATTTAAGAGAGTCTTCGGCGCGCAGGTTGAGGGATTTGGGATTTGATCTGTACCCGATCGGCGCCGTCGTCCCCCTCATGGAGAGCTACAGGTTCAGAGAGCTCGTCGATGTTGTCGTCGCATCGAAGACCGGCCTGGGTCCTGGGGTGCCCGTTCACCTCTTCGGCGCCGGCCATCCGATGGTCTTTGCACTTGCAGCAGCCCTGGGATGCGATCTCTTCGATTCCGCAGCTTACGCACTGTACGCTCGTGATGGCAGATATCTCACGCCAAGGGGCACTTACAGGCTCTCAGAGATGAAGTACCTGCCGTGCTCATGTGATGTGTGCAGGAAACACACGCCAGAATCCCTCAACGAGGATCCGAAAAGGGTGGAGCTTCTCGCCCGCCACAACCTGGCAGTCTCCTTCCAGGAGATCAGAGCTGTGAGGCAGAGCATCCACGAGGGATCACTCTGGGAGCATCTCGAGAGGAGATGCAGATCCCATCCGAGGATGTATCAGGCGTTCAAACATCTCTCGAGATACGTGGAATATTTCGAGAGGCTCGACCGTGTGTCGAAATCGACCCTGTTCTATTTGAGCACTGAGTCTGCAAGGAGGCCCGAGGTCCTCAGATACAGAAAGCGGATCTGCAGGCT from Methanothrix thermoacetophila PT includes the following:
- the tfe gene encoding transcription factor E, which translates into the protein MVAVENPIHRAYLLKIVGEEGLRIVEAMPEEEVTDEHLAEITGISLNTVRKSLYLLYEHRLAIYRRKRDPESGWLTYLWKICPESLDSALEAEVRKLINKLNARLRYEKDHVFYACVNGCARFVFEEASENNFTCPFCQGSLEYMENSTIVEVIEERIKELSAALCS
- a CDS encoding FAD-binding oxidoreductase gives rise to the protein MSPEQNSSIMDALRDIVGPRVSNSLAELCCYSCDASQVYGLPECVVRPLTREEVSRILKLAYEYEIPVTARGAGTGLAGGAVPVRGGVVLDMSGMNKILEIDVENLQVHVEPGVVVEQLNRALRPHGFFFPPNPGSSSVCTIGGLISNNGSGMRCVKYGTTKSYVLDLEVVLADGTVIRTGSKVLKSSAGYDLTRLMVGAEGTLGVITAARLRIAPMPKRRRLVMASFESAELAGMAVVKAFSAGIVPSACEILDSTTVKVLRRCDPNIVLPDGDILLFEVDGTDLSTSEDAKRVSEVCAGLAQSIRVASDQREMSEIWAARELVGAAISRLDPSKSRIYVGEDVGVPMKEIPNLMRKVQEISDSTGIPAMKYGHIGDGNLHVAWFIDVSSEEEWSRLRRAADMIHRAAIELGGTVSSEHGIGGARAGYMEMQWGPALEIMRAIKRALDPKGILNPGKLGL
- a CDS encoding (Fe-S)-binding protein, with product MVDVDQIRRCVRCGACRAVCPSFEVLGWESFNTRGRMILIGKILDDSDGSWALESLGTCTTCALCSQMCPAGVTPSKVVEDARRVLASRNITGAWQIELRDRISSTGNSLGEAGRRHGWLSMLGTDASSDVKALDVKADQVYFAGCMASYRYPETAAKTFGILRKFGVSLLPSERCCGSPLLRTGLDASECMEENLRQIDEMDVDVVITGCAGCYTTLKNDYGLKVMSVAEFLAARISELEIGPLDFTVTYHDPCHLGRVNGIFDQPRKVIREICELEEMRSSRELARCCGGGGGVRAGYREISLEIARRRLADAPPEARYIVTACPMCVRNLNEAGGHGRVIDLVDLVAMACRK
- a CDS encoding SIMPL domain-containing protein translates to MDLKSVAVLMLVCLSAASIASAADVPTITVVGEGSVTVPADVVYVSVSASSDNENVTEAYAESSEKLNDTLDAIKNACTENCEILQGYSTGIQSTKVCSRGASNESICVNQTIVTVSASIRLQNPDQRTIESIKQTAESTGAYAAVTGYALSDATAAKNEARKKAVENARATAEAMVSAAGGRLGKIVDITESPLYLWDIPFGIFGPSVEPSTTEPGMVEVKTTVLVTYEIVS
- the mtrH gene encoding tetrahydromethanopterin S-methyltransferase subunit H; this encodes MFRFARDQSVINIAGLRIGGQPGELPTALAGTIFYHGHSIVSDEERGIFDAKRAEELINRQVEISEVTGNPGVLHIFASTRRAFERYLDFIDPIWNGPLIIDSSDPKTRGEMAIHVTEVGYADRTIYNSIGLASTEKEMGLLRESDIDSAILLAFSPNASSVESRMDLLRRDGGLLAIASNAGINNMLLDPGVAPLGSGAGAALRFAIVAKAKLGLPICSGMHNAASSWEWLRSRDKDMRRSCDASASALAASFCASLVLYGPIENARIIFPAVAMTDIMISEALEEMEVWPVWSHPRNKMV
- a CDS encoding tetrahydromethanopterin S-methyltransferase subunit A yields the protein MDDDWPPVRGDYRVGDRRRGVAVVTLASSLEIRGAAIVGTCKTENLGVEKIVVNLISNPSIRYLIVCGAESRGHLPGDAIISLHRNGIDSSGRIIGAAGAIPFIQNLQPEAVERFRRQIDVVDMRGVEDVAEIERVVDHYREIAEPFPEPPFGVVKKTHRSMSQPSDIDVSLGPDVYLDVDTWVVFPLTQKQHLPSVSDGRGDGTCSDLPGISR
- the albA gene encoding DNA-binding protein Alba, with the translated sequence MAEDDVVFVGNKPVMNYVLAVVTQFNSGAKEVRIMARGRAISRAVDVAEVSRSRFLGDVVVKDIKISTETLNTDRGETNVSAIEIVLGK
- the purN gene encoding phosphoribosylglycinamide formyltransferase — protein: MESDTFTGSTPLPRIGVVSSGRGENLRYIIKATRSGYLRAEVAIVLTNQPDAGALRIAREFGVPAEFIDPAGLSREEYDRLLIERLDAARVDLVVLTGYMRILSPEFVRHYRNRILNIHPALLPSFRGVDAFQQALDYGVRWTGTTIHIVDEEVDHGPIVYQVPVPVKPGDTHESLKARIQRAEYKAYPKAIKMFLEGNPRIEGRRVVFEREASDRKNARS
- a CDS encoding HIT family protein, which codes for MDVLWAPWRIDYILSEKGKGCIFCEKPKENKDRENLILYRGKSHFVIMNAFPYNNGHMMVVPYRHTSTLSGWSGDELQEFMELADLCVSVLQRTMRPDGFNLGINMGEVAGAGIAEHIHLHIVPRWKGDTNFMPVLADTRVIPEHIRATYEKLLQNLKLMMQEK
- the tgtA gene encoding tRNA guanosine(15) transglycosylase TgtA, which translates into the protein MQGCFEILHKDLAGRIGRLHTPHGIVETPALMPVVNPHVLLLSPQELADLGAEMIITNSYIIHQDPVLRDTALERGVHGLLNFDGPVMTDSGAFQLSVYGSVDIEPLEILKFQQKIRSDVSVPLDIPTAPDAPREQAERELAETERRLREAVDHRSESLLLAGPVQGGIYPDLRESSARRLRDLGFDLYPIGAVVPLMESYRFRELVDVVVASKTGLGPGVPVHLFGAGHPMVFALAAALGCDLFDSAAYALYARDGRYLTPRGTYRLSEMKYLPCSCDVCRKHTPESLNEDPKRVELLARHNLAVSFQEIRAVRQSIHEGSLWEHLERRCRSHPRMYQAFKHLSRYVEYFERLDRVSKSTLFYLSTESARRPEVLRYRKRICRLELRGRVLVTDRRPAEEDRSKYDHILGFLPPFGPYPLGLEEMYPLNAELPDEMDENAMKEALDTLRLLIRENPDAEFHFEIRCLEGHRDAVL